In Psychrobacter urativorans, a genomic segment contains:
- a CDS encoding lysine N(6)-hydroxylase/L-ornithine N(5)-oxygenase family protein, translating to MIDLIGIGLGPFNLSLAALLSNQPNITSKFFEQKSEFNWHKGMIFPHTTLQVPFMADLVTLIDPTSRYTFLNYLHIQHRLLKFYFLEDFEIYRKEYNHYCQWVAGQLSSAVFDTTVIKVALQENGNGFTVTVCEHGKVQTYMAKNIVIGTGSQPVLPPFLQSIAERAPHHCMHTANFSENFNFNSIRRSDTLTKILVLGSGQSAAEVYQVLFDQQFDENKNVKFQLDWITRSAGFFPMEYTPLGLEHFSPAYIDYFYSLPPTTKARVVSKQDLLHKGMSANTIRAVYHQLYERSIANQQTYSSLMSNCELLNATLGSTRNDRLSLTLRQHEQDHKSTAEYDCVIAGTGYKDELPQCLNRLFSAIEYDEFGQPKINRDYTLVYQNHLANHNNNSKIFVQNKETHTHGVGAGDLGLGAYRAGCIVNELMGKPIYDTETLDIFQKFGK from the coding sequence ATGATAGATCTCATTGGTATAGGATTAGGACCGTTTAACCTGAGTCTTGCAGCATTACTGAGCAATCAGCCAAATATCACTAGTAAATTTTTTGAACAAAAAAGTGAGTTTAATTGGCATAAAGGTATGATTTTTCCTCATACTACGCTACAAGTGCCGTTTATGGCAGATCTGGTCACACTTATTGACCCAACCAGCCGCTATACTTTTTTGAATTACTTACATATTCAGCACCGATTATTGAAATTTTACTTCTTGGAAGATTTTGAGATTTATCGTAAAGAATACAATCATTATTGCCAGTGGGTGGCAGGGCAATTAAGTAGTGCGGTATTTGATACGACAGTGATTAAGGTAGCGTTGCAAGAAAATGGTAATGGCTTTACTGTGACGGTCTGTGAGCATGGGAAAGTCCAGACCTATATGGCTAAAAATATCGTTATAGGCACCGGCTCACAGCCAGTCCTACCGCCATTTTTACAGAGCATTGCTGAACGTGCGCCGCATCATTGTATGCACACCGCCAATTTTTCAGAGAATTTTAATTTTAACTCTATTAGGCGCAGTGATACGCTGACTAAAATACTGGTATTAGGTTCCGGGCAGTCAGCGGCAGAGGTATATCAAGTATTATTTGACCAGCAATTTGATGAGAATAAGAACGTAAAATTTCAGCTAGATTGGATAACTCGCTCGGCAGGATTTTTCCCAATGGAATATACGCCGCTCGGACTTGAGCATTTTAGCCCCGCTTATATCGATTACTTTTATAGTCTACCGCCAACTACCAAAGCCCGTGTGGTCTCTAAGCAAGATTTGCTGCATAAAGGGATGAGCGCTAATACTATTAGAGCGGTTTATCATCAGCTTTATGAACGTAGTATTGCGAATCAACAGACATACTCTAGCCTGATGTCCAATTGTGAATTACTAAATGCCACGTTAGGTAGTACACGTAACGATAGGCTTAGCTTGACGTTAAGACAACATGAGCAGGACCATAAATCTACTGCTGAATACGACTGCGTTATCGCAGGAACAGGCTATAAAGATGAATTACCTCAGTGCCTTAATCGCTTATTTTCCGCTATTGAATACGATGAATTTGGACAGCCTAAAATCAACCGTGATTATACGTTAGTCTATCAAAATCACTTAGCAAACCATAATAACAATAGCAAAATTTTTGTACAAAACAAAGAAACGCATACTCATGGCGTTGGTGCTGGTGATTTAGGATTGGGCGCTTATAGAGCGGGATGTATCGTTAATGAGCTGATGGGTAAGCCAATCTATGATACAGAGACGTTGGATATCTTCCAGAAATTTGGAAAGTAG
- a CDS encoding plasmid replication DNA-binding protein has translation MKISVTKAAKEWSISRTTIYQKINDGELSRTSDKKIDTSEMLRVFGEPVSKKRTEQSVNTTHKTCFNSQGVQERSELKHQLELEKLKNEHLRQQVSAQKDLIENYQKQIDQLQNNLEKANASIHDFTQIRLLEFKRFEILNEPRSEQNDNTLTANSSTTEKKKKWWVFGKL, from the coding sequence ATGAAGATATCGGTGACAAAAGCAGCGAAAGAATGGAGTATATCAAGGACTACGATCTATCAGAAAATCAATGATGGTGAGCTTTCTAGAACCTCAGATAAGAAAATTGATACTTCGGAGATGTTACGAGTGTTTGGTGAGCCTGTCTCTAAAAAACGTACTGAACAATCAGTGAACACTACTCATAAGACGTGCTTTAACAGTCAGGGTGTTCAGGAACGTTCAGAGCTTAAACACCAATTAGAGCTCGAAAAACTAAAGAATGAGCATTTGCGCCAACAGGTAAGTGCCCAAAAAGACTTGATAGAAAATTATCAAAAACAGATAGATCAGCTACAAAATAATCTCGAGAAAGCCAATGCCAGCATTCATGATTTTACACAAATTAGGCTATTAGAGTTCAAAAGGTTTGAAATTTTAAATGAACCACGGTCTGAACAAAATGATAATACTTTGACTGCTAATAGCTCTACTACTGAGAAGAAGAAAAAATGGTGGGTGTTTGGAAAGTTATAA
- a CDS encoding MobA/MobL family protein yields the protein MNNQGFHLSVTAISKAKNHSVVAKSAYNSGSKLISKLTGVVHDYTSKTKDSTLQLKDSRGETYTKVIEPNLVHTALITPAIAGNLVVTREGFWNAIEQVETRKNAQFGTEIDVMFPEGIGAEQRIELVETYSQTLSDRYNVLVDVAIHRPHSHVQHKQDGQVAELTTNNFHAHILLSSREILADGEHGYGLSKRKNWSQWSTTERLSKGLNGRGDELKYIRTLWAELANERLPENKAITEKSYREQGINRLPKMKLGKSLYKDVLKGNRSLINEYNETIDEINAYIEQSGLVIDYNDSGRIDLEYNVQTVNGKPVHYKKRKPFARIDLSQIRLVSPAAEPELELEPSPCDIDADNAKAVARLLALSDDIEQQKKMARSALLSTINKLDEELAHQAKQTITILKNTENLPGYGQEVGQDYQAAQEKMRALARQVHTQDESHALDAALGLVEQFRENNTLQTSRSVNHLQDQLEQIDSRVRDNKKVLDTLVPLNNKVMTEYKALKVTQKPFITQLAALETDFKALDWIDIEKTELQRHWREAFEDLQAIDVTNNMETYHKFAAFADLDVDQIKSLEQEREALSALKAIEINAEAENRLTALVSEVQVFKTVNDNDIKQLKQQITTSEKTYQRLSPFYEQRRELLDKSEAVIAQDDELHDEITSTKTTQLNADRLTEWRTRTMALHQQLIKAHEQAEREKKAKRERAEEEKRRQAQLEKERQQAALEQARITETAQYRDRFDDLLVQVNARVDAMDFKAIETAATVIAAAEKLAAEAFILETLTQTDSLTSLQKNLRDTEAKRMAIDVAQSTQTLRQALDKMPDDPRKIETLNELNARFEQVPEIRSGAQNLTQTLVVQVLEIENTLHAQARRYSSPRPF from the coding sequence ATGAATAACCAAGGGTTTCATCTCTCCGTGACCGCCATTAGCAAGGCTAAAAATCATAGTGTAGTGGCGAAGTCTGCTTATAACTCAGGATCAAAGTTGATCAGTAAACTAACTGGGGTGGTGCATGATTATACGAGTAAAACGAAAGACAGCACCTTGCAATTGAAAGACAGTCGTGGAGAGACCTACACGAAAGTTATTGAACCTAATTTGGTGCATACGGCGCTGATTACCCCTGCTATTGCCGGAAACCTTGTGGTAACACGGGAGGGGTTTTGGAATGCTATCGAGCAGGTTGAAACCCGAAAAAATGCCCAGTTTGGCACTGAGATTGATGTGATGTTTCCAGAGGGGATTGGTGCTGAACAGCGGATTGAGCTGGTTGAAACCTATAGCCAAACCTTATCTGATCGTTATAACGTGTTGGTAGATGTCGCGATACATCGACCACATAGCCACGTGCAACATAAGCAAGATGGTCAGGTGGCGGAGCTGACCACTAATAACTTCCATGCGCATATTTTGCTATCAAGCCGAGAAATATTGGCGGATGGGGAGCATGGTTATGGTTTATCGAAGCGTAAGAATTGGTCGCAGTGGTCGACCACTGAGCGCTTATCAAAGGGGTTGAATGGGCGTGGGGATGAACTGAAGTATATTCGGACATTATGGGCAGAATTGGCCAATGAGCGCTTGCCTGAGAATAAGGCCATTACTGAAAAATCGTATCGTGAGCAAGGTATCAATCGTTTACCAAAGATGAAGCTGGGTAAGTCTTTGTACAAAGATGTGCTGAAAGGCAATCGGTCCCTGATCAATGAGTATAACGAGACGATTGATGAGATCAATGCCTATATCGAACAAAGCGGTTTGGTGATTGACTACAACGACAGTGGGCGCATCGATTTAGAATACAATGTACAAACGGTCAATGGCAAGCCAGTACACTATAAAAAACGCAAACCCTTTGCGCGCATTGATCTGAGTCAGATTCGTTTGGTCAGTCCAGCAGCTGAGCCTGAGCTTGAGCTTGAGCCTAGCCCTTGTGATATTGACGCGGATAATGCCAAGGCCGTGGCACGTTTGTTAGCGCTATCGGATGATATTGAACAGCAAAAAAAGATGGCGCGTAGTGCACTGTTGTCGACGATCAATAAGCTGGATGAGGAGTTGGCGCACCAAGCTAAACAGACCATCACTATTTTAAAAAATACCGAAAATCTGCCAGGTTATGGCCAAGAGGTGGGACAGGATTATCAGGCTGCGCAAGAAAAAATGAGGGCGCTTGCACGGCAGGTGCACACGCAAGACGAAAGCCACGCCTTGGATGCAGCGTTAGGGTTGGTTGAGCAGTTTAGAGAAAATAACACGCTACAAACCAGCCGTAGCGTGAATCACCTTCAAGATCAGCTGGAACAGATTGATAGCAGGGTGCGAGACAATAAAAAAGTACTGGATACGCTGGTGCCCCTCAACAACAAGGTCATGACAGAGTACAAGGCGCTTAAAGTGACGCAAAAGCCGTTTATCACGCAGCTGGCAGCACTAGAGACTGATTTTAAGGCGCTTGATTGGATTGATATTGAAAAAACCGAGCTACAGCGCCACTGGCGCGAGGCGTTTGAGGATTTGCAAGCAATAGACGTCACCAACAATATGGAGACCTATCATAAATTTGCGGCGTTTGCTGATCTTGATGTGGATCAGATTAAGTCGCTTGAGCAAGAACGTGAGGCGCTTAGCGCGTTAAAAGCAATAGAGATCAATGCTGAAGCTGAGAATCGGTTGACGGCGCTGGTATCTGAGGTGCAGGTGTTTAAAACGGTCAATGATAACGACATCAAACAGTTAAAGCAGCAAATCACGACCAGTGAAAAAACCTACCAACGATTGTCACCGTTTTATGAGCAGCGCCGTGAGTTACTGGATAAAAGTGAGGCAGTGATTGCGCAAGATGATGAACTACATGATGAGATCACTAGCACTAAGACCACACAATTAAATGCAGACCGGCTAACTGAGTGGCGTACCCGAACCATGGCGCTCCATCAGCAGCTGATCAAGGCGCATGAACAAGCGGAACGTGAGAAAAAAGCCAAGCGTGAGCGCGCAGAGGAAGAAAAGAGGCGGCAAGCACAACTGGAAAAAGAGCGGCAACAGGCAGCACTTGAGCAAGCGCGAATTACTGAGACCGCGCAGTATCGGGATAGATTTGATGATCTGCTGGTGCAGGTGAACGCCCGTGTTGATGCCATGGATTTTAAAGCCATTGAGACGGCAGCGACGGTGATTGCAGCGGCGGAAAAATTAGCGGCTGAAGCCTTTATTCTCGAAACACTCACGCAAACTGATAGCTTGACGTCCCTGCAAAAAAACTTACGCGATACGGAGGCCAAACGCATGGCGATAGACGTTGCGCAGTCGACTCAGACACTACGGCAAGCGCTTGATAAGATGCCTGACGACCCCCGTAAAATTGAAACCCTAAACGAGCTGAATGCGCGCTTTGAGCAAGTTCCTGAAATCCGTAGCGGCGCGCAAAACTTAACGCAAACCTTGGTGGTACAAGTACTAGAGATAGAGAACACGCTGCATGCGCAAGCGCGCCGTTACTCCTCACCTCGCCCATTTTAG
- a CDS encoding replication initiation protein produces MSNDVELYEKKYPEKWIVMQNTITQAFREMSIDEKRIIILASPLVRISNATEKTPIDITASEFAKLSEIDTNSAYKQMKTASRKLMKRTFIYEDKDGDDTEVQWVIRSKYANGYISMHFTDEVIYLLQVFNSFNPYTKYLKDDVLSLKLSYSIDLYHLAKKHEAMGGFSMTLDEYRQELGTPKSYARINNLKENAVDGPIKEINGKTDIDISYENIKRGRTVVGLKFTVKAKPKSKGLESLNQNDESREIPSLTIKQIDRFAPLLANYSPFGSHAPSGKSTQEVISWLHTQLRDEAFLKTHKKHLLAVGYTHPKQSS; encoded by the coding sequence ATGAGCAATGATGTCGAGTTGTACGAAAAGAAATATCCTGAAAAATGGATTGTTATGCAAAATACAATTACTCAAGCTTTTAGAGAAATGTCGATTGATGAGAAGCGCATCATTATTTTAGCAAGCCCATTAGTCAGAATTAGTAATGCTACTGAAAAAACACCTATAGATATTACAGCTTCTGAATTTGCTAAGCTGAGTGAAATAGATACAAACTCAGCTTATAAGCAGATGAAGACGGCTAGCAGAAAATTAATGAAGCGTACATTTATTTATGAGGACAAGGATGGTGACGATACCGAAGTTCAATGGGTCATCCGGTCAAAATATGCAAATGGCTATATATCAATGCATTTTACAGATGAAGTAATCTATCTGCTTCAAGTATTTAATAGTTTCAATCCTTATACAAAATATTTAAAAGATGATGTTTTAAGCCTTAAGTTGAGTTATTCAATAGATTTATACCATTTAGCGAAGAAGCATGAGGCAATGGGTGGATTCTCAATGACGTTAGATGAATATAGGCAGGAGCTTGGCACCCCCAAATCTTATGCACGTATTAATAATTTAAAAGAGAACGCAGTTGATGGACCGATAAAAGAAATTAACGGGAAAACTGACATCGACATCTCTTATGAAAACATCAAACGTGGACGCACGGTTGTGGGCTTAAAATTCACTGTAAAAGCCAAGCCTAAAAGTAAAGGGCTCGAAAGTTTAAATCAAAATGATGAGAGCAGAGAGATACCGTCTTTAACCATCAAGCAGATTGATCGCTTTGCACCATTACTCGCCAATTACTCGCCATTTGGCAGTCATGCACCTTCAGGTAAAAGTACGCAAGAAGTGATTAGTTGGTTGCATACTCAATTAAGAGATGAGGCTTTTTTAAAGACGCACAAAAAGCACTTACTGGCGGTAGGCTACACCCATCCTAAGCAGTCGTCATAG
- a CDS encoding type II toxin-antitoxin system RelB/DinJ family antitoxin, producing MTTTNYNIRLEQELKDSAFSVFESYGLTPSQAIKLFLTQVAQTNTVPLSFDYQARANVKTLDEALETKAVMNTVVSQ from the coding sequence ATGACCACTACCAATTATAATATCCGACTTGAACAGGAACTCAAAGACAGTGCTTTCTCTGTGTTTGAAAGCTATGGTTTAACACCGTCTCAGGCGATTAAATTATTCCTCACGCAAGTGGCGCAGACCAATACAGTGCCGCTATCTTTTGACTATCAAGCAAGGGCTAACGTCAAGACGCTAGATGAGGCGCTAGAAACCAAAGCTGTCATGAACACTGTCGTCAGCCAATAG
- a CDS encoding type II toxin-antitoxin system RelE/ParE family toxin, producing MWTVITTELFNQWFDQQDESTQEKVLAALVVLEQQGPSLGRPLVDTVYDSKFTNMKELRVQHRGKPLRAFFAFDPKRQAIVLCIGDKGNKKRFYKEMLATADQQYECHLKTLGDL from the coding sequence ATGTGGACTGTCATCACAACAGAGCTGTTCAACCAATGGTTTGATCAGCAAGACGAATCAACGCAAGAAAAAGTGCTGGCAGCTTTGGTGGTTTTAGAACAGCAAGGCCCAAGCTTAGGTCGTCCTTTAGTGGATACGGTGTATGATTCAAAATTTACCAACATGAAAGAGTTACGTGTTCAGCACCGAGGTAAACCACTCAGAGCCTTTTTTGCCTTTGATCCAAAGCGACAAGCGATTGTGCTTTGTATCGGTGATAAGGGTAATAAAAAGCGTTTTTATAAAGAAATGCTAGCCACTGCAGACCAGCAGTATGAGTGTCATCTTAAAACCTTAGGAGATCTATAA
- a CDS encoding helix-turn-helix domain-containing protein: protein MTKTLQEMLADRSLDSRARIQQLAEQLLLENQLSRIREELEISQQELAQTMGIKQPSLSAIENRGNDLKISTMKKYVEAMGGKLRIDVELPTGKHIGFNV from the coding sequence ATGACTAAGACCCTACAAGAGATGTTAGCTGACCGCTCTTTAGATAGCCGAGCTCGTATTCAACAACTGGCAGAGCAGCTGCTTTTAGAAAACCAGCTGTCTCGTATCCGTGAAGAGCTAGAGATTTCTCAACAAGAGCTTGCTCAAACCATGGGTATTAAGCAGCCTTCATTGTCTGCTATAGAAAATCGCGGCAATGATCTTAAAATATCGACCATGAAAAAATATGTTGAGGCGATGGGTGGTAAGCTTCGTATCGACGTTGAGCTGCCAACAGGGAAGCACATTGGCTTTAATGTGTGA
- a CDS encoding recombinase family protein — translation MFIRAYLRASTKEQDAKRARAELVVFAKEHHHKIAAFYIENESGATLLRPQLMQLIEDAHEGDIILVEQIDRLARLNPADWDTLKRMLSEKKLSVVSKELPTSYMAFQSEDNTEFMSSMLQAINAMLLDMLAAIARKDYEDRRRRQQEGIIRAKAEGKYLGRRKDVEKRKIIASLLKAGHSYTDIQRTAHCSRQLIAVVSKELKLI, via the coding sequence ATGTTTATTCGAGCGTATCTCAGAGCCTCAACCAAAGAACAAGATGCCAAACGAGCCAGAGCAGAGTTAGTGGTATTTGCAAAAGAGCATCATCATAAGATTGCTGCATTTTATATAGAGAATGAATCAGGAGCAACGCTGTTACGCCCACAACTGATGCAATTGATTGAGGATGCCCATGAGGGTGATATTATCTTAGTGGAACAAATAGACCGCCTTGCACGCTTAAATCCAGCCGATTGGGATACTTTAAAGCGAATGCTGTCAGAGAAAAAGCTGTCTGTGGTCTCAAAAGAGCTGCCAACGTCTTATATGGCCTTTCAATCTGAGGACAATACAGAATTTATGAGTAGTATGCTGCAAGCCATTAATGCCATGTTGCTGGATATGCTCGCAGCCATTGCTCGAAAGGATTATGAAGACCGTCGTCGTCGCCAACAAGAGGGGATTATCAGGGCTAAAGCGGAAGGTAAATATTTAGGTCGTCGAAAGGATGTTGAGAAACGTAAGATTATTGCCAGTTTACTCAAAGCCGGTCACAGCTATACTGATATCCAAAGAACGGCGCACTGCTCACGGCAGCTGATTGCGGTGGTGTCGAAAGAGTTAAAATTAATATAA
- the map gene encoding type I methionyl aminopeptidase, with amino-acid sequence MDKVVVKNAAELEVMRESGRLLASVFDYLDEKITVGISTMDINDLAERYIVDQLGARPASKGQYGYQYALNTSVNNVVCHGIPSDHQILKSGDIVNVDITLEQGGFIADSSKMYLIGEVLPLAKRLVDKTYKAMWEGIRVVKPGATLGDVGHAIQSYAEQQGYSVVREYCGHGIGREMHEEPQVLHYGHQGKGLVLQEGMTFTIEPMINQGKAKVKVKKDGWTVITNDKKLSAQWEHTIAVTSDGYEVLTLRNDETI; translated from the coding sequence ATGGATAAGGTAGTAGTTAAAAATGCAGCAGAATTGGAAGTCATGCGCGAGTCTGGAAGACTTCTAGCCTCTGTCTTTGATTATCTCGACGAAAAAATCACAGTCGGTATCTCGACGATGGATATTAATGATCTTGCTGAACGCTATATCGTCGATCAGCTAGGCGCACGCCCAGCCAGTAAGGGTCAATATGGTTACCAGTATGCATTGAATACTTCAGTGAATAACGTGGTCTGTCATGGTATTCCTTCAGACCATCAAATACTAAAATCAGGTGATATTGTGAATGTGGATATTACCCTAGAACAAGGTGGTTTTATCGCTGATTCTAGCAAAATGTATTTGATAGGTGAGGTGTTACCCCTCGCAAAACGCTTGGTTGATAAGACTTATAAAGCCATGTGGGAAGGAATACGAGTAGTAAAACCTGGAGCGACGCTAGGTGATGTGGGTCATGCTATTCAAAGCTATGCTGAGCAGCAAGGCTATTCTGTAGTGCGAGAGTATTGTGGTCACGGTATTGGACGCGAAATGCATGAAGAACCGCAAGTTCTGCATTATGGACATCAAGGAAAAGGCTTAGTCCTACAAGAAGGTATGACATTCACCATTGAACCTATGATCAACCAAGGTAAGGCTAAAGTTAAGGTCAAAAAAGATGGCTGGACAGTAATCACCAACGATAAAAAGTTATCTGCTCAGTGGGAGCATACGATAGCGGTCACGTCTGATGGTTACGAGGTTCTTACTCTGAGAAATGATGAAACTATTTAA
- a CDS encoding ParD-like family protein, which yields MGIVKIDDDLHEEIRKASSVMVRSINAQAEYWMKIGMLAESNPTMSYNQIINEQMRQADINVGNLIDG from the coding sequence ATGGGTATTGTTAAAATTGATGATGATCTGCACGAAGAAATTCGTAAAGCAAGCTCAGTCATGGTGCGCTCCATCAACGCACAAGCTGAATATTGGATGAAGATAGGCATGCTTGCTGAATCCAATCCCACTATGTCTTACAATCAAATTATTAATGAGCAAATGAGACAAGCGGATATCAATGTAGGGAACCTTATAGATGGATAA